The window CGCCCTTGCTCGCGGTGCGGTCCTCGCCGAGGAACATCGCCGTCGACAGCGGCACGAGGACGCCCTCGGCGGCAGCCGGGTCGGCCACGCTGAAGAAGTTCCCGTCGTACGCCGGGGTGGACGTGATGACCTCGGGCCGCCAGCTCTGCTGCTTGGCGTCGTCGAGGATGCGCGCGATCGTCTCGATGTTGAAGCCGTCGAGGCTGAGCCACTTCACGCCGGCCGAGCGCATCTTGATCACGTCGGCGGTGTAGTCGGTCTGCACGTCGATCTGCACCTCACGGGTGAAGGCGACCTTGCCGCCGATCTTCGTCAGGCCCGCGACGAGCTGCTTGGCCGAGAAGGCCGTGCGGGTGTTGACGAGCACTCCCAGCTTCTCGACCGCCCCCGGGTGGTCCTTGGCGATCTGCTTGAACGCGCCGATGGACTGGCCCGGCGGGCGCGGCGCAGGCGTGAGGACCGTCGCGATCGAGGCGAGGGTGGGGTCGAGCTGCTGGAAGACCGCGGGCAGCTTGGGGAACTTCGGCAAGACATCGGCGGCGCACCCGTCGATCGCCGAGATGCTCCCGACGAAGGCCTCGACCTTGGGGGCCATCGCCTCGTAGGCCGAGCGGGTCGCGTTGCAGTCGATCTTGGAGTCGGCGGTGACCAGCTCCAGGGGCCGGCCGTCGATGCCGCCCTCGCTGTTGACCTTGGCGACGTAGGCCTCCATCGCCTGGCGCGCGCCCTTGAACAGGCCCGTCACGGGCCCGGTGAGGTCGACGATGTTGCCGATGAGGATGGGGGTCCCCTCCGTGTTGGAGGTGACCGTCGGTCCCGGCTCGTCGGTCGGTGACGCCTGCTTGGCGGACTCGCCGCCGCTGCAGGCGGTGAGGACGAGCGCAGTCGCGGCGAGCACGGCGCTGCCGCGGACCGCCCTCGTAGACCGGGAGGGCTTCTGGTGGTGCGACACGGGATCTCCTTCGACCAGGGGTGTCAGCGGGGGAGCGGGACGTGCGGGACGGACGGGACGTGCGGGACGTTCTGCGGGGCGGGTGCGCCGGACGGTGCGCCGGACGAGGAGGCGAGGTAGGCGTCGTCCACGAGGTCGCGCACCTCGTCGGGAGTGCCGGCGGCGCGGACCCTGCCGCCGGCAAGCACCACGGCGGTGTCGGCGACCTCCAGGGCGGTGCGCGCGAACTGCTCCACGAGCAGCACCGGAGTGCCCTCCTGTGCGACCTGCGCGACCAGGGCGAACAGCTCCGCGACGACCACGGGTGCGAGGCCCATGCTGATCTCGTCGAGCAGCAGGACGTCGGGACCGGTCGTGAGCGCGCGGCTCATGGCGAGCATCTGCTGCTCCCCGCCGGACAGCGTGCCGGCGAGCTGCCGCCGGCGCTCGCGCAGCCGGGGAAAGCGGACGTAGGCCTGCTCCTCGACGTCGGCCCGGCGGACGCCGGGGCGGTGCGTCCACATCCGGAGGTTCTCGGCAACCGTGAGGTTGGGGAAGACGCCCCTGCCCTCGGGCACGCTGCACAGGCCGGCGCGCGCGAGCCGCTCGGGACTGGTCCGGACCTGCGGGCCCTGCACCGCCTTGCCTCGCACGAGCACGGTGCCCGAGGACGCGACGGTCCGCCCGCTGGCGACCCGCAGCAGCGTGGTCTTGCCGGCACCGTTGGGCCCGAGCAGCGCGACGACGCCGCGGGCCGGCACGACCAGGTCGACCTCGTGCAGCACCTGGACGCGGCCGTAGCCGGCGCTCACGCCGCGCAGCTCGAGAGCGGGCTGTCCCTCGGCCCCTTCCCTGCCGGTGCGCGGCGTCGGCAGGGTCGCGGCCCGGCTCACAACATCACCTGCTCACGGTCCGGCGCGGCGGTGACCGGGGGACCGGCCGGGCGACCGGCCGGGGGGCCCGCCGGTGGGGCGGCTCCAAGGTAGGCGTCCTGCACGCGCGGGTCCGCCTGCACCTCGGCGGGGGAGCCCTGGGCGAGCACCTGCCCGAAGTCGAGGACGGTGACGGTCGTGCAGACCCGCATGACGAGCTCCACGTCGTGCTCGACCAGCAGCACCGCGGTGCCCTGTGCGGCGACCTCGAGCAGCAGGTCACCGAGGTCGCGGGTCTCGGACTCGTCGAGGCCCGACCCCGGCTCGTCGAGCAGGAGCGTGCTGGGCCTCGTGGCGAGCGCGCGGGCCAGCTCGAGCAGGCGGGCGCTGCCGGTCGGGAGCTCGGCGGCGGCCGTGTCGGCCAGGTGTCCCAGGCCGGTGCGCTCGACCAGGGTGTCGGCGACCTGGCGGGCACTGCCGCGACCACTGCCGGACACACTGCGCCAGCCGCGCTCGACCTCGGCGGCCAGCAGGACGTTGTCGCGCACGCTCAGCGAGCCGAAGACCTCGAGGCGCTGGAAGGTGCGGCCGAGCCCGCGCCGGGACCGCTGGCCGGGGCCGAGGCGGGTCACGTCGCGACCGTCGAGGACGACGCACCCGGTGCGGGGGCGCTGCAGCCCCGTCGCGACGTTGAACAGCGTCGTCTTGCCGGCCCCGTTGGGGCCGATCAGCCCGGTGACCAGGCCGTCGGCTGCCTCGAGCGTCACGCCCCTGAGGGCGGAGATGCCGCCGAAGCGGACCGTCACATCATCGACCCGCAGCACCGGCGAGCACCTCCTCCTTGTCGGGGACCGCTGTGGTCGTCGGCGGGGTCTCACGCACGGGCCGGTGCCGACGGACCGAGTCGAGGAAGCTGCCCACGACGCCGTTCTGCTGGGAGCCCAGGCCGATCGCGCCGAGGCCCACGAGCAGCGGCACGACCCCCTGCACCGAGCCCAGGGCGTCCTGCAGGAGCGGGCCGAGCTCCAGGAAGACCCCGGCGAGCAGGACGCCCGTGACGGTGCGCACCCCCCAGATCACGGCCAGGAGGAAGAGGGTCAGGCTGAGCACCAGCCCGAAGTCGGTGTTGCCGATGGCCCCCTGCTGGCCGCCGAGCAGGGCGCCGCCCAGTCCGGCCAGCCCGGCCGACAGGGCGAAGACGCCGAGCTTGGTCGCGCGGACACCGACGCCGATGGTCGCGGTGCCGGTCGGGCTGTCGCCCATCGCGACGAGCCGCCGGCCCATCGTCGAGCGCCGCAGCGCGAGCACGCCGCAGCCGCAGACGGCGAACGCGGCGCACACCGCGACGAGGTAGGCGCGGTCACCGGCGAGGGACAGGCCGAGGTCGGGGCGCGGGACGCGCAGCGACAGCGAGTTGCCCATCACCGAGGCGTTGCTGAAGAAGGCGTCCTCCATGGCGTAGGCGAACGCCAAGGTCGCGAGGGCGAGGTAGAGACCGCGCAGCCGCAGGGCCGGCAGGGCCACGAGCGCGCCCACCGCGGCCGGGACGAGGACGGCAGCGGTGAGGGCGAGGGCCGACCCCGACCCGCCGTCCACGCGGGCCATCGTCACGGCGCCGATGCCCGCGAAGGTGAGCTGGCACAGGGAGACCTGGCCGCCGTACCCGGTCAGGGGCACGAGGCTCAGCAGGATCAGGCCGACCGCGACGCCGTGCGTGAGGGTGTCGACCCGTGGACCGGGCAGGGTGACGGCTGCGACCGTGGCCAGGGCCAGGAAGACCGCTGCGACGACCAGCGACTCCCTGCCACCGGCCACGCGTGGAGCCCGCAGCGTGGCCGGCCGTCCGGCCCGCAGCCGGGCCTGCGGGAGCACGAGCAGAGCGAGGAAGAGGAAGACCATCGGGATCACGGGCTGCACCTGGCTGAGCCAGTCCAGGGTGAGGTAGCCGACGGCCATGGCCTGGACGACGCCGAGCAGCACGCCACCGACGAAGGTCAGCGGCAGGTTCGTGAGCCGCCCGACCACGGCGGCCGCGTAGCCGTTGATGACGAGCAGCGTCAGGGACACCGCGTCGAGCTGGACCTGGGAGGCGAGCAGGATCCCTGCCAGGGCGGCGAGCGAGGACCCGAGACCCCACCCGAGCATGCTGACCCGGCCGGGGGAGGCGCCGGCCAGCGCGGCGAGCTCCCGGTCGTCGACGACCGCCCGCATCGTGACCCCGGTGCGGCTCAGGTGCAGGAACGCCCACAGGCCGAGCGACACGGCCACCGCGGTGCCGACGATGACCAGCTGGTGGGCGGTGAGCACGACACCCAGCACGGTCACGTCGTTGCCGAGGAAGAAGGGCGGCAGTCGGTGCGGGTCGGTCGGGTCCCACACGGTGTGGGTGAGCCCGATGAGCAGCAGCAGCAGGCCGATCGTGACCGTGAGGGTCACCTCGAGCGGGGCTCCGGACAGGCGGCGCAGCAGCAGCCGCTCGACCGCGATCCCGAGCAGTGGCGCCAGCACGAGCACGACCAGGACGAGGGCTGCCGGCGCGGCGAGGCCCCGCCAGACGCTGAGCTCCCAGTAGGCGAAGGCCCCCACCATGCCGATGGCGCCGTGCGCGAAGTTGAAGACCCCGGAGGTCGTGTAGGTGACGACGAGCCCGCAGGCCGTCAGGGCGTAGACGCAGCCCATCACCAGTCCCGCCACGCCGAGCGCGAGGAACGTGTCCACGTGGCCCCGTCCTGTCCGGTGGTCCTGCCGGGTGTTGCGTGCCGATGTCAAGCACGTGGCCGAAGTGTGTGACCCACGTCATGGGCCGTCCACCGACCAGGCCGGAAACAGTCACAAGGGACTACTCGCGCCAGACGTCCGGCCAGGAGGTGGGATCAGGTACGACGGGAGCGCACGACCAGGGCGACCGTGAGCAGCACGGCGACCGCTGTGGCGACGGCGATGACGGGACCGGGCGACCGCGGGTCGACGGTGAGGATGACGGCGGCCTCGACGGGCAGCGCGAGCAGCAGCACCCGGCCGGGCAGGGGGTCGCGCGTGGCTATCGCGCGGTAGACCAACAGCTGCACGACCGACAGCGCTCCGCCCTGCAGGACGAACAGGGGGGCGAGCGGCGCGAGCGAGCCGTAGCTCTCACCGAAGGTCAGCTCCAGAACAGGCCGCGCCAGCAGGGCCGCCCCTGCGACCTCCAGCAGCGTCAGCCCGACGACGACGAGCACCGCGCGCCGCAGCACGGCCCGGCCGGCATCGGGCTCCGACAAGCGCGGGAAGACGACGACGGCGACCACCTGCGGCAGCCAGAACGCCGCCTTGGCGCAGACGGCGCCGACGCTGTAGCGGCCGGACTCGTCGCCCGGAAGCACGTTGCGCGCCAGCAGCAGGTCGAGGTTGGCCAGTGCGAGCAGGGCAAACAGGCCGCTCGCCGCCGCCGCTCCCTCGCGCAGCCCGGGCAGCTGCAGGGGCGACCTCGGGCTAGGGGAGCCCCCGCGGGCGACCAGGGCCAGGGCCAGGCCGGCCGCCACTGCGGTCCCCAGCGCGAGGGCGGCCAGCACCGCCGCCGGGTCGCCGTCGATCGCGAGCGGCATCAGGCCCACGGCCTTGCCCACCGCCTGCGCGCAGATGACGAGCGCCAGCGCCCCGAAGCGCTCGGCTCCCTGAAGCAGGCCCATGGCGGCGGAGAGCACGGCGAGGGGCAGCAGCCCGGCGGCGACCCAGAGGGGGCCGGCGACCCCGACGTGGAGGAAGGCCGCGACGACGGGGGCCGTCAGGGCGGCGAGGCCCGACACGACGGCGCCCGTCGCACAGGCCCGGACCAGCAGCGCCCGCTCCCGCGGGCCAGGCGTCTCGCGTGCGGGCCGGCGCGCGACCGAGCGGGCGACAACGGCCTGCAGCGCGAGTGCGGGCACCGAGGCGACGAGCAGGACTCCCAGCAGGGCGTTGAGCTCGCCGTAGCCGTTGGCGTCCAGCGCGCGTGAGGCGGCGACGGCCAGCAGGTAGCCGATGACGTTGACCAGGGTGAGAGCCGGCGCGACCAGCCCGCCGCTACGGGCCAGGGAGCGGCGCCCGTCCTGCGTGCCGGGGTCGACCAGGGCCGCCGAGTCCGCCGAGGTGGGGACGAGGACGACCGCGGGCGGGTGGTCCTCCACGCCTGCAGCGTGACACAGCGGGGGTGCCGTAGGTTCGAGGACGTGCCGCTGTCGCGCGTGAGCTCGCGACTGGGGCTCCTCGCGGGCGTGGCTCTCGCGCTGCTCCTGCTCGCACCCCTGCTGGGTGCGGACCACGTGCTCGTGCGCGACATGGTCTTCGTGCCGCGGCAGCCGCTGACGAGTGCGCTGCTCGGCCTCGACGGCGTGCCGAGGGCGGTGCCGAGCGACCTGCTGGTCGCGCTCGCCGGACGGGTCGTCCCGACGGGCTGGCTGCAGGACCTCGTCCTTGTCGGCATCGTCGTGACGGCGGCGTGGGGAGCGGCGCGGCTGGTGCCGTCGACGGCACCGGTCGCCGCGCTCACGGCGGCCACGGCGTACGCCTGGTCGGCCTATCTCCATGAGCGCCTGCTGCTCGGTCAGTGGGCGCTGCTCGTCGGCTGGGCGGTCCTGCCGTGGGCGGCCCGCGCGGCGCTGGACTGGCGTCGCGGGGAGCCGGGGTGGCGCGCGGTCGCCTGCCTGGCCGTCGCGGCCTGCGGAGGTGCGTCCGCCGGACTGCTCGTCGGGCTCGTGGTCGTGGTCTGCGGGCGTCCCGTGCGCGCGCTCACCGCCACGGCGCTGGTGTCGCTGCCGTGGGCCCTCCCCGCGCTGCTCACGCCGTCCGGGCTCTCCGGTGGCGACCCTGCCGGCGTGGCCGCCTTCGCCAGCCGGGCGGACACGCCGCTCGGGGTCGTCGGGAGCCTGCTGACCGGTGGTGGGGTCTGGGCGCCGGCTGCGGTCCCCCCGGGTAGGACGGCCGGGCTGGCGGCAGCCGTCGTCGTCCTGCTGCTCGCCGCCGCC is drawn from Mycobacteriales bacterium and contains these coding sequences:
- a CDS encoding ABC transporter substrate-binding protein gives rise to the protein MSHHQKPSRSTRAVRGSAVLAATALVLTACSGGESAKQASPTDEPGPTVTSNTEGTPILIGNIVDLTGPVTGLFKGARQAMEAYVAKVNSEGGIDGRPLELVTADSKIDCNATRSAYEAMAPKVEAFVGSISAIDGCAADVLPKFPKLPAVFQQLDPTLASIATVLTPAPRPPGQSIGAFKQIAKDHPGAVEKLGVLVNTRTAFSAKQLVAGLTKIGGKVAFTREVQIDVQTDYTADVIKMRSAGVKWLSLDGFNIETIARILDDAKQQSWRPEVITSTPAYDGNFFSVADPAAAEGVLVPLSTAMFLGEDRTASKGVDDYLTWLQKVHPGAKADLFGANAWAAGMLYSQARAAAGGGGAKPEDVVKALIETKEFDAAGLLAPSNPGDQEPATCWMLAEIKGGKYQRVMPATGFTCEGAEFVPYTAG
- a CDS encoding ABC transporter ATP-binding protein; translated protein: MSRAATLPTPRTGREGAEGQPALELRGVSAGYGRVQVLHEVDLVVPARGVVALLGPNGAGKTTLLRVASGRTVASSGTVLVRGKAVQGPQVRTSPERLARAGLCSVPEGRGVFPNLTVAENLRMWTHRPGVRRADVEEQAYVRFPRLRERRRQLAGTLSGGEQQMLAMSRALTTGPDVLLLDEISMGLAPVVVAELFALVAQVAQEGTPVLLVEQFARTALEVADTAVVLAGGRVRAAGTPDEVRDLVDDAYLASSSGAPSGAPAPQNVPHVPSVPHVPLPR
- a CDS encoding ABC transporter ATP-binding protein, producing the protein MLRVDDVTVRFGGISALRGVTLEAADGLVTGLIGPNGAGKTTLFNVATGLQRPRTGCVVLDGRDVTRLGPGQRSRRGLGRTFQRLEVFGSLSVRDNVLLAAEVERGWRSVSGSGRGSARQVADTLVERTGLGHLADTAAAELPTGSARLLELARALATRPSTLLLDEPGSGLDESETRDLGDLLLEVAAQGTAVLLVEHDVELVMRVCTTVTVLDFGQVLAQGSPAEVQADPRVQDAYLGAAPPAGPPAGRPAGPPVTAAPDREQVML
- a CDS encoding ABC transporter permease translates to MDTFLALGVAGLVMGCVYALTACGLVVTYTTSGVFNFAHGAIGMVGAFAYWELSVWRGLAAPAALVLVVLVLAPLLGIAVERLLLRRLSGAPLEVTLTVTIGLLLLLIGLTHTVWDPTDPHRLPPFFLGNDVTVLGVVLTAHQLVIVGTAVAVSLGLWAFLHLSRTGVTMRAVVDDRELAALAGASPGRVSMLGWGLGSSLAALAGILLASQVQLDAVSLTLLVINGYAAAVVGRLTNLPLTFVGGVLLGVVQAMAVGYLTLDWLSQVQPVIPMVFLFLALLVLPQARLRAGRPATLRAPRVAGGRESLVVAAVFLALATVAAVTLPGPRVDTLTHGVAVGLILLSLVPLTGYGGQVSLCQLTFAGIGAVTMARVDGGSGSALALTAAVLVPAAVGALVALPALRLRGLYLALATLAFAYAMEDAFFSNASVMGNSLSLRVPRPDLGLSLAGDRAYLVAVCAAFAVCGCGVLALRRSTMGRRLVAMGDSPTGTATIGVGVRATKLGVFALSAGLAGLGGALLGGQQGAIGNTDFGLVLSLTLFLLAVIWGVRTVTGVLLAGVFLELGPLLQDALGSVQGVVPLLVGLGAIGLGSQQNGVVGSFLDSVRRHRPVRETPPTTTAVPDKEEVLAGAAGR
- a CDS encoding oligosaccharide flippase family protein — encoded protein: MEDHPPAVVLVPTSADSAALVDPGTQDGRRSLARSGGLVAPALTLVNVIGYLLAVAASRALDANGYGELNALLGVLLVASVPALALQAVVARSVARRPARETPGPRERALLVRACATGAVVSGLAALTAPVVAAFLHVGVAGPLWVAAGLLPLAVLSAAMGLLQGAERFGALALVICAQAVGKAVGLMPLAIDGDPAAVLAALALGTAVAAGLALALVARGGSPSPRSPLQLPGLREGAAAASGLFALLALANLDLLLARNVLPGDESGRYSVGAVCAKAAFWLPQVVAVVVFPRLSEPDAGRAVLRRAVLVVVGLTLLEVAGAALLARPVLELTFGESYGSLAPLAPLFVLQGGALSVVQLLVYRAIATRDPLPGRVLLLALPVEAAVILTVDPRSPGPVIAVATAVAVLLTVALVVRSRRT